The following coding sequences lie in one Silene latifolia isolate original U9 population chromosome 5, ASM4854445v1, whole genome shotgun sequence genomic window:
- the LOC141657857 gene encoding transcription factor bHLH122-like isoform X1 has product MAVREIDKEMDSDFQQQQYQHHFQDLQKQFQHQKQQVNSLTRFRSAPSSYFASFLDAADTVTNTGGANGGDRGDISNTKGDFFNARPLSPETENILSKFVSSMDDGNNSLSQNLCEIPENSQMRPELTAKVKQEGDYNTSSPMIYHSTSKPPLANQHSSASAASSVRMHSKPLMKIGIGGRDINTTTTSLTRHSSSPAGFFDNLNIDGYGVVREMGSYGSGSSNNDQVNYSSGQPSTRPGLMRQNSQVEEKIMKMNSLEETNFSNGISSWADSILSETIPGLDEDDDRKIFSEQNLSENQTGESRGRASELARHLSLPSTTTSELSAMEKLLYLQDAVPLRIRAKRGFATHPRSIAERVRRTKISERMRKLQDLVPNMDKQTNTADMLELAVDYIKDLRKQVTTLHGNQAKCTCPR; this is encoded by the exons GCAGTAAGGGAGATAGATAAAGAGATGGATTCCGATTTTCAACAGCAACAGTACCAGCATCATTTCCAAGATTTACAGAAGCAGTTTCAGCATCAGAAGCAACAGGTGAACAGTTTAACGAGGTTTCGGTCTGCACCGAGTTCTTATTTTGCAAGTTTCCTTGATGCTGCTGATACAGTCACTAATACTGGTGGAGCTAATGGAGGAGATAGAGGTGATATCTCAAATACTAAAGGGGATTTCTTCAATGCTAGACCGCTAAGTCCCGAAACCGAAAACATCCTATCAAAGTTTGTGTCTAGTATGGATGATGGAAACAACTCCTTGTCACAAAACTTATGTGAAATACCCGAAAATTCGCAGATGAGGCCCGAACTTACAGCTAAGGTGAAGCAAGAGGGTGATTATAATACTTCCTCTCCGATGATCTATCATAGTACATCAAAACCGCCTTTGGCGAATCAGCACAGTTCAGCTTCAGCTGCGAGTTCAGTCAGGATGCATTCTAAACCGCTTATGAAGATTGGTATTGGGGGACGTGATAtcaatactactactactagtcTCACTAGGCATAGCAGCTCCCCCGCAGGATTCTTCGATAACCTTAATATTGACG GTTATGGTGTGGTGAGAGAAATGGGTAGCTATGGTAGCGGTAGCAGCAATAATGATCAAGTAAATTACTCATCAGGGCAACCATCTACTAGACCGGGGCTCATGAGGCAGAACTCACAAGTTGAGGagaaaatcatgaaaatgaacaGCCTTGAAGAAACAAATTTCAGCAACGGTATCAGCTCATGGGCTGACTCAATCTTGTCTGAGACAATCCCCGGCTtagatgaagatgatgataggAAAATATTTTCAGAACAGAATTTATCAGAAAACCAG ACCGGAGAAAGTAGAGGCCGTGCATCGGAATTGGCTCGTCATCTAAGTCTACCCAGCACAACAACATCTGAACTCTCTGCTATGGAGAAGTTACTGTATCTCCAAGATGCTGTGCCTCTTAGAATAAGGGCTAAGAGAGGATTTGCTACTCACCCTCGAAGCATTGCAGAGAGG GTAAGAAGGACAAAGATTAGTGAAAGGATGAGGAAGCTTCAAGACCTAGTTCCCAACATGGACAAG CAAACAAACACTGCAGATATGCTAGAATTGGCTGTTGATTATATCAAAGATCTTCGGAAGCAGGTCACG ACCCTGCATGGTAATCAGGCAAAGTGTACCTGTCCAAGATAA
- the LOC141657857 gene encoding transcription factor bHLH122-like isoform X2, which produces MDSDFQQQQYQHHFQDLQKQFQHQKQQVNSLTRFRSAPSSYFASFLDAADTVTNTGGANGGDRGDISNTKGDFFNARPLSPETENILSKFVSSMDDGNNSLSQNLCEIPENSQMRPELTAKVKQEGDYNTSSPMIYHSTSKPPLANQHSSASAASSVRMHSKPLMKIGIGGRDINTTTTSLTRHSSSPAGFFDNLNIDGYGVVREMGSYGSGSSNNDQVNYSSGQPSTRPGLMRQNSQVEEKIMKMNSLEETNFSNGISSWADSILSETIPGLDEDDDRKIFSEQNLSENQTGESRGRASELARHLSLPSTTTSELSAMEKLLYLQDAVPLRIRAKRGFATHPRSIAERVRRTKISERMRKLQDLVPNMDKQTNTADMLELAVDYIKDLRKQVTTLHGNQAKCTCPR; this is translated from the exons ATGGATTCCGATTTTCAACAGCAACAGTACCAGCATCATTTCCAAGATTTACAGAAGCAGTTTCAGCATCAGAAGCAACAGGTGAACAGTTTAACGAGGTTTCGGTCTGCACCGAGTTCTTATTTTGCAAGTTTCCTTGATGCTGCTGATACAGTCACTAATACTGGTGGAGCTAATGGAGGAGATAGAGGTGATATCTCAAATACTAAAGGGGATTTCTTCAATGCTAGACCGCTAAGTCCCGAAACCGAAAACATCCTATCAAAGTTTGTGTCTAGTATGGATGATGGAAACAACTCCTTGTCACAAAACTTATGTGAAATACCCGAAAATTCGCAGATGAGGCCCGAACTTACAGCTAAGGTGAAGCAAGAGGGTGATTATAATACTTCCTCTCCGATGATCTATCATAGTACATCAAAACCGCCTTTGGCGAATCAGCACAGTTCAGCTTCAGCTGCGAGTTCAGTCAGGATGCATTCTAAACCGCTTATGAAGATTGGTATTGGGGGACGTGATAtcaatactactactactagtcTCACTAGGCATAGCAGCTCCCCCGCAGGATTCTTCGATAACCTTAATATTGACG GTTATGGTGTGGTGAGAGAAATGGGTAGCTATGGTAGCGGTAGCAGCAATAATGATCAAGTAAATTACTCATCAGGGCAACCATCTACTAGACCGGGGCTCATGAGGCAGAACTCACAAGTTGAGGagaaaatcatgaaaatgaacaGCCTTGAAGAAACAAATTTCAGCAACGGTATCAGCTCATGGGCTGACTCAATCTTGTCTGAGACAATCCCCGGCTtagatgaagatgatgataggAAAATATTTTCAGAACAGAATTTATCAGAAAACCAG ACCGGAGAAAGTAGAGGCCGTGCATCGGAATTGGCTCGTCATCTAAGTCTACCCAGCACAACAACATCTGAACTCTCTGCTATGGAGAAGTTACTGTATCTCCAAGATGCTGTGCCTCTTAGAATAAGGGCTAAGAGAGGATTTGCTACTCACCCTCGAAGCATTGCAGAGAGG GTAAGAAGGACAAAGATTAGTGAAAGGATGAGGAAGCTTCAAGACCTAGTTCCCAACATGGACAAG CAAACAAACACTGCAGATATGCTAGAATTGGCTGTTGATTATATCAAAGATCTTCGGAAGCAGGTCACG ACCCTGCATGGTAATCAGGCAAAGTGTACCTGTCCAAGATAA